The following are encoded together in the Bacillus sp. V2I10 genome:
- a CDS encoding sensor histidine kinase encodes MIAVPLAGEFKFYPFNDAFRVSLGTPAFFLFLLWNRSIHTYIAGILTGTSVFMFRFLLAVIISDIPVEEAIYRHLPVFLYYAMYAFIFHITKLNEQHNKPFMIGLLGVVIEFGASLSEMAIRSSLADKTISFHAIKQIIFIAFIRSFFVLGFFNIIKLREAKLAEEEQRRQNEQMLLFISNLYEESVQLKKTMQNAEEITHKCYDFYRRLKSGDSHGHEAQTALQIAGLVHEIKKDNQRIYAGLSKLMDSEKLEDYMNIEQLSNIMFVSNRRYAELLNKHVSFSLHVEGEHPPYQVYMVLSLINNLIGNAVEAIEQEGHVSLYVIRRDRMVEFHVCDNGPGIEQKLKEVIFKEGFTTKYDSRGNPSTGIGLSYVKQTVDKLGGHIKLIDSHKETTFFIGLPIDAMIQKGQVI; translated from the coding sequence ATGATTGCCGTACCGCTCGCTGGAGAGTTTAAATTCTATCCGTTCAATGATGCATTCCGTGTCAGCCTGGGGACACCGGCATTTTTCTTGTTTTTGTTATGGAACAGGAGTATTCACACGTATATTGCAGGGATTTTAACTGGGACAAGTGTGTTTATGTTTCGGTTTTTGCTGGCGGTCATCATCAGTGACATACCGGTTGAAGAGGCAATCTACCGTCATCTTCCTGTATTCCTTTATTACGCCATGTACGCTTTCATCTTTCATATTACAAAGCTGAATGAGCAGCATAACAAGCCGTTTATGATTGGATTACTAGGCGTGGTCATTGAATTTGGGGCAAGCTTGTCGGAAATGGCGATTCGATCCTCGTTAGCGGATAAGACCATTTCATTTCACGCAATCAAACAGATTATCTTTATCGCGTTTATTCGAAGTTTTTTTGTACTTGGTTTTTTTAACATTATTAAACTTAGAGAAGCAAAATTAGCAGAGGAAGAGCAACGCAGACAAAACGAGCAAATGCTGCTGTTCATTTCAAATTTGTATGAGGAATCTGTTCAGCTTAAGAAAACGATGCAAAATGCAGAAGAAATCACCCATAAATGTTATGATTTTTATCGCAGGTTGAAATCGGGAGATTCTCATGGCCATGAGGCCCAAACAGCACTGCAAATCGCAGGTCTCGTGCATGAAATAAAAAAAGATAATCAGCGGATTTATGCTGGACTATCAAAGTTGATGGACTCTGAAAAGCTAGAGGACTACATGAACATTGAGCAGCTGAGTAACATTATGTTTGTTTCAAATAGAAGGTATGCGGAGTTATTAAATAAACACGTTTCGTTTTCTCTGCATGTGGAAGGAGAACATCCGCCATATCAAGTATACATGGTTTTATCATTGATAAATAACTTGATCGGAAATGCGGTGGAAGCCATTGAACAAGAGGGACATGTATCGTTGTATGTCATTCGAAGAGACCGGATGGTAGAATTTCATGTCTGTGATAATGGACCAGGCATTGAGCAAAAGCTGAAAGAAGTTATTTTTAAGGAGGGGTTTACAACGAAATATGATTCTCGCGGCAATCCTTCTACAGGCATTGGACTTTCGTATGTGAAACAAACTGTTGACAAGCTTGGCGGACATATTAAGCTAATAGATAGTCATAAAGAAACCACATTTTTCATCGGGCTTCCGATTGATGCGATGATACAGAAAGGACAGGTCATATGA
- a CDS encoding NADP-dependent malic enzyme — protein sequence MNSLREKALQMHKKNRGKLGVHSKVPVRDAYDLSLAYSPGVAEPCMEIHHDESKVYDYTMKGNLVAVVSDGTAVLGLGNIGPRAAMPVMEGKALLFKSFADVDAFPLCLNTTDPNKVVELVKMLEPTFGGVNLEDIAAPQCFEIEEQLGKACNIPIFHDDQHGTAIVTVAGLINALKIVEKKLEEICVVVNGAGAAGVAIVKLLLQMGVTDVILCDTKGIIYKGRPAGMNPFKEEMALITNREQKQGTLKDAMVGSDVFVGVSAAGAINKEMIQSMNHDPIIFALANPIPEIMPQDAKDFGAKVVGTGRSDFPNQVNNVLAFPGIFRGALDVYATEINEKMKLAAVYAIAELIPDQELHSDYVIPDPFDRRVAAHVAAAVAQAAIDSGVAQTTINPEDIKKRLLSLNE from the coding sequence ATGAACAGTCTACGTGAAAAAGCATTACAGATGCATAAAAAAAATAGAGGAAAGCTTGGTGTTCACTCGAAAGTTCCGGTGCGTGATGCCTATGATTTAAGTCTTGCTTACTCCCCTGGCGTTGCAGAACCGTGCATGGAGATACATCATGATGAATCAAAAGTATATGACTATACCATGAAAGGCAATCTTGTGGCGGTCGTTTCAGACGGTACGGCTGTGCTTGGGTTAGGAAACATCGGGCCGCGTGCTGCAATGCCTGTAATGGAAGGAAAAGCCCTTCTCTTTAAATCATTTGCCGATGTGGATGCCTTCCCTCTTTGCCTCAATACGACTGATCCTAATAAAGTCGTGGAATTGGTTAAAATGTTAGAGCCTACCTTTGGAGGCGTCAACTTGGAGGATATTGCAGCACCCCAATGCTTTGAGATTGAAGAACAATTAGGAAAGGCTTGCAACATCCCTATTTTCCATGATGACCAGCATGGAACAGCGATTGTAACAGTAGCTGGGTTGATTAACGCCCTTAAGATTGTAGAAAAGAAGTTGGAAGAAATTTGTGTTGTTGTCAATGGAGCAGGTGCTGCCGGTGTAGCGATTGTGAAGCTTTTACTGCAAATGGGTGTAACAGATGTGATTTTATGTGACACAAAAGGAATTATCTATAAGGGTCGCCCTGCCGGCATGAATCCTTTTAAAGAAGAAATGGCACTTATTACGAATAGAGAGCAGAAACAAGGAACATTAAAAGATGCGATGGTTGGATCCGATGTCTTTGTAGGTGTATCGGCTGCCGGTGCTATCAATAAAGAAATGATTCAGTCCATGAATCATGATCCAATCATTTTTGCTCTCGCAAATCCAATCCCTGAAATTATGCCTCAAGATGCAAAAGATTTTGGTGCTAAAGTAGTCGGTACAGGTCGGTCCGACTTTCCGAACCAGGTCAACAATGTCCTTGCCTTCCCTGGTATTTTCCGCGGTGCGCTGGACGTATACGCAACAGAAATCAATGAAAAAATGAAGTTAGCAGCAGTTTACGCTATTGCCGAACTCATTCCAGATCAAGAGCTTCATTCAGACTATGTAATTCCAGATCCATTTGATCGCAGAGTTGCGGCACACGTTGCAGCAGCTGTAGCACAGGCGGCAATAGACAGTGGAGTGGCCCAAACAACTATCAACCCAGAAGACATTAAAAAACGCTTATTATCCCTTAATGAATAA
- a CDS encoding LysR family transcriptional regulator, with amino-acid sequence MSLAKYEVFNTVVELGNLTKAAESLNLTQSAVSYSIANLEAELGFTLLIRSRSGITLTNNGQRILKYIRTILHWDEKMKQEAASINGLEIGSVRIGAFTSICIQWLPGWMRHFKQEHPHIEIKIYQGGYQNIEEWITNGVIDFGFTTLPTLESFETIPLKKDRLCCILPHNHPLSNQDKIRIEQLENEAFVTLKSGHNHDIKRVLKETGVTLKNRFEMADDQAIIAMVENELGVSIIPELVLQGMPHKVRVLSLEPEQHRFISIAATSLKEISPAAKKFIEHLKTMF; translated from the coding sequence GTGAGTCTTGCCAAATATGAGGTTTTTAACACTGTTGTTGAACTGGGTAATCTAACTAAAGCTGCGGAGTCATTAAATTTAACTCAGTCTGCTGTTAGTTATTCTATTGCAAATCTTGAAGCTGAACTTGGATTCACTTTACTGATTAGGAGTCGGTCTGGAATTACTTTAACAAACAATGGGCAAAGAATCTTAAAATATATACGAACGATTCTACATTGGGATGAAAAAATGAAGCAAGAAGCCGCCTCTATCAACGGACTTGAAATTGGTTCAGTTCGGATAGGGGCATTTACTAGTATTTGTATCCAATGGCTTCCTGGATGGATGAGGCATTTTAAACAAGAGCATCCCCACATAGAAATTAAGATTTATCAGGGAGGCTATCAAAACATTGAAGAGTGGATTACTAATGGTGTTATAGATTTTGGTTTTACTACTTTACCTACATTAGAATCCTTTGAAACGATACCCCTAAAAAAAGACAGGTTGTGTTGTATCCTTCCACACAATCATCCTCTAAGTAATCAAGATAAAATCCGTATTGAACAATTAGAGAATGAAGCCTTCGTTACACTAAAATCAGGTCATAACCACGATATAAAGCGTGTATTAAAAGAGACTGGTGTTACTCTCAAAAACAGATTTGAAATGGCTGATGACCAAGCTATTATAGCTATGGTGGAAAATGAACTAGGTGTAAGTATCATTCCTGAATTAGTTCTGCAAGGTATGCCGCATAAAGTTAGGGTTCTTAGTCTAGAGCCAGAACAGCATCGATTTATCAGCATTGCCGCAACATCTCTAAAAGAAATCTCTCCTGCTGCCAAAAAGTTTATTGAGCATTTAAAAACGATGTTCTAA
- a CDS encoding GntR family transcriptional regulator, whose protein sequence is MKKDIIKPIKRLSLRDEVYQTLKNSIITLELHPEERLNDKELAEKFGISRTPVREALKRLEDEALVESLPGSSTRVAPIKLEEAKHAFTVVAALHALAARLACPLLKETDIEELEFSNKTFRLSIEKGDVIKAIETDEAFYKVFLDVAGNPEIVFALDRSVPKIQRLEISQFTTQKGLHSIEQHNQIISACKNRDYEIVVRLVEENWLSLGELLTQQTDPR, encoded by the coding sequence ATGAAAAAAGACATTATAAAACCAATTAAACGTTTGTCATTAAGAGATGAAGTATATCAAACTTTAAAAAATTCGATTATCACCTTGGAATTACACCCAGAAGAACGCTTAAATGACAAAGAATTAGCAGAGAAGTTTGGAATTAGTCGTACCCCTGTTAGGGAAGCACTTAAAAGACTTGAAGACGAAGCACTTGTTGAGTCACTTCCAGGATCATCTACTCGCGTAGCACCAATAAAATTAGAGGAGGCGAAACATGCATTTACTGTTGTAGCAGCTTTGCATGCTTTAGCTGCTCGACTTGCATGTCCTTTATTGAAGGAAACGGATATTGAAGAATTAGAGTTTAGCAATAAGACTTTTAGACTTTCAATTGAAAAAGGTGATGTTATTAAGGCGATTGAGACAGATGAAGCTTTTTACAAGGTGTTCTTAGATGTGGCTGGGAACCCTGAAATAGTATTCGCATTAGACAGGAGTGTACCTAAAATTCAACGATTAGAGATTTCACAATTTACTACGCAAAAAGGCTTACATTCGATTGAGCAACACAATCAAATTATATCTGCTTGTAAAAATCGGGATTACGAAATAGTCGTCCGTCTTGTAGAAGAAAACTGGCTAAGTCTTGGCGAATTACTAACACAACAAACGGACCCGAGGTGA
- a CDS encoding YebC/PmpR family DNA-binding transcriptional regulator gives MGRKWNNIKEKKASKDANTSRIYAKFGREIYVAAKQGEPDPESNQALRVVLERAKTYSVPKAIIDRAIEKAKGGSEESYDELRYEGFGPNGSMVIVDALTNNVNRTASDVRAAFGKNGGNMGVNGSVAYMFDATAVIGIEGKTADDVLELLMEADLDVRDILEEEDAVIVYAEPDQFHAVQKAFKDAGITEFSVAELTMLAQNDLELPEDAQAQFEKMIDALEDLEDVQQVYHNVDLG, from the coding sequence ATGGGTCGCAAGTGGAACAATATTAAAGAGAAAAAAGCGTCAAAAGATGCTAACACAAGTCGGATTTATGCAAAGTTCGGACGTGAGATTTATGTGGCAGCAAAGCAGGGTGAGCCAGATCCGGAATCAAATCAGGCGTTAAGAGTGGTGCTTGAGCGTGCAAAAACTTACAGTGTTCCAAAAGCGATCATCGACCGTGCGATTGAAAAAGCAAAAGGCGGTTCAGAAGAAAGCTATGATGAACTTCGTTATGAAGGATTTGGACCGAATGGATCAATGGTTATCGTGGATGCCTTGACTAACAACGTTAACCGTACAGCATCGGATGTCCGTGCGGCATTTGGCAAAAACGGCGGCAACATGGGAGTTAACGGATCTGTTGCCTATATGTTTGATGCAACAGCTGTTATCGGCATTGAAGGCAAAACAGCAGATGATGTGCTTGAGCTGTTAATGGAAGCAGATCTTGATGTACGCGATATTTTGGAAGAAGAGGATGCAGTGATTGTTTATGCAGAACCTGATCAGTTCCATGCTGTTCAAAAAGCATTTAAGGATGCCGGCATTACAGAATTTTCAGTTGCAGAATTGACAATGCTTGCGCAAAATGACCTTGAGCTTCCTGAAGATGCACAGGCACAATTTGAAAAAATGATTGATGCTCTTGAAGATTTAGAAGATGTTCAGCAGGTTTATCATAATGTAGATTTAGGGTAG
- the aspA gene encoding aspartate ammonia-lyase, translating to MKYEHVRIEKDFLGERELPINAYYGVQTLRAVENFPITGYRIHEELIRALAIVKKAAALANMDVKRLYKGLGDAIVQAADEIIEGKWHDQFIVDPIQGGAGTSMNMNANEVITNRALELLGKEKGAYVELSPNSHVNMSQSTNDVFPTAIHIATLNLVGKLLGTMQYMLESFKKKAKQFDHVIKMGRTHLQDAVPIRLGQEFEAYSRVLERDIKRIQQSRQHLYEVNMGATAVGTGLNADPRYIKNVVKHLADISGLPLTGAEHLVDATQNTDAYTEVSAALKVCMMNMSKIANDLRLMASGPRAGFGEIILPARQPGSSIMPGKVNPVMPEMINQVAFQVIGNDHTICLASEAGQLELNVMEPVLVFNLLQSISIMNNAFRSFTDYCLAGIEANEVRLKEYVEKSVGIITAVNPHIGYEVAARIAREAILKGKSVRELCLQYDVLTAEELDLILNPYEMTNPGIAGAALFERE from the coding sequence TTGAAATACGAACATGTACGAATAGAAAAAGATTTTTTGGGTGAAAGAGAATTGCCTATTAATGCCTATTACGGTGTGCAAACATTAAGGGCTGTGGAAAACTTTCCGATTACTGGCTATCGCATTCACGAGGAATTAATTAGAGCATTGGCAATCGTCAAAAAAGCGGCTGCGCTCGCGAATATGGATGTGAAACGTTTATACAAAGGCCTTGGAGATGCGATTGTTCAGGCAGCAGACGAAATCATTGAAGGAAAATGGCATGACCAGTTTATCGTAGATCCGATCCAAGGCGGTGCCGGTACATCCATGAATATGAATGCAAACGAAGTCATTACGAACCGTGCACTTGAGCTGCTCGGCAAAGAAAAAGGGGCATATGTTGAGTTGAGCCCAAACAGCCATGTCAATATGTCACAATCAACGAATGATGTGTTTCCAACCGCGATTCATATTGCAACACTTAATTTAGTTGGAAAATTGTTAGGCACAATGCAATATATGCTGGAATCGTTTAAAAAAAAGGCGAAGCAATTCGATCATGTCATTAAAATGGGCCGTACACACCTCCAAGACGCGGTACCTATCCGCCTTGGCCAAGAGTTTGAAGCTTACAGTCGTGTATTAGAGCGCGATATCAAACGTATTCAACAATCACGCCAGCATCTGTATGAAGTAAATATGGGAGCGACAGCCGTTGGCACAGGCTTAAATGCAGACCCTCGCTATATCAAAAATGTGGTCAAGCATTTAGCGGACATTAGCGGCCTTCCTCTCACAGGTGCAGAGCATCTTGTTGATGCAACACAAAATACGGATGCCTACACAGAAGTATCTGCCGCCCTAAAAGTATGTATGATGAACATGTCGAAAATCGCCAACGACCTACGTTTAATGGCATCAGGCCCTCGTGCAGGATTTGGGGAGATAATCTTGCCGGCTCGTCAGCCAGGCTCATCGATTATGCCGGGAAAAGTAAATCCGGTTATGCCGGAAATGATTAACCAAGTGGCATTCCAGGTAATTGGCAACGACCATACGATCTGTTTGGCATCTGAAGCGGGTCAGCTTGAACTAAACGTGATGGAACCTGTGCTTGTATTCAACTTGCTTCAATCAATCAGTATAATGAACAATGCATTTCGGTCATTCACCGACTACTGCCTTGCAGGCATTGAGGCAAACGAAGTCCGGTTAAAAGAATATGTAGAAAAAAGCGTTGGAATTATTACAGCTGTAAATCCGCATATTGGATACGAAGTGGCTGCACGCATCGCACGAGAAGCCATTTTAAAAGGAAAATCTGTACGCGAGCTGTGCCTGCAATATGATGTATTAACAGCCGAAGAGCTTGATCTCATTTTAAATCCTTACGAGATGACAAACCCTGGGATTGCAGGTGCTGCCCTTTTTGAAAGAGAGTAA
- a CDS encoding general stress protein: protein MKPKFKVFHDDEQLSKSIDRLRNDGIRDDDIYILSHDNDHVRRDRKETDANKIGVGVTGVGTALKNVFRSKGDKLRVKMEEIGFEKEMAEKVEEELAKGKTLLVVRNQDEVTF from the coding sequence ATGAAACCGAAATTCAAAGTATTTCACGATGACGAGCAATTAAGCAAATCCATTGATAGACTAAGAAATGATGGAATCAGAGATGATGATATTTATATCCTTTCACATGACAACGACCATGTAAGGCGCGACCGCAAAGAAACAGATGCCAACAAAATCGGTGTAGGCGTAACCGGAGTCGGAACTGCCTTAAAAAATGTGTTCCGAAGCAAAGGCGATAAATTGCGGGTGAAAATGGAAGAAATCGGCTTTGAAAAAGAAATGGCTGAAAAGGTTGAAGAAGAATTGGCTAAAGGGAAAACGCTGCTGGTTGTAAGAAATCAGGATGAAGTGACGTTTTGA
- a CDS encoding DUF554 domain-containing protein — MILMGALVNGIGVCIGALLGSLLRRIPDSMKNTVINAMGLAIIVLGVQMGIKSENFLIVILSLAIGAVIGELFALEDKLTNLGGWIEKKIGSSKEGSISQGFITGTLVFAVGAMGIIGALDSGIRGNHDVLFTKTIIDTFVALILTTTLGIGVLFSAIPVILYEGSIAIFAVQIERVIPHALMNHFILEMTATGGIMIIAIGLNLIGITKIKVANLLPGIVVTALLVSII; from the coding sequence ATGATATTAATGGGGGCTTTAGTAAACGGAATAGGTGTATGTATTGGTGCTTTATTAGGCAGTCTACTTCGTCGTATACCAGATAGCATGAAAAACACTGTCATCAATGCAATGGGTTTAGCCATTATAGTCCTGGGAGTACAAATGGGAATTAAAAGTGAGAATTTCCTTATCGTAATTTTAAGTCTTGCTATCGGTGCAGTAATTGGTGAGTTATTTGCCTTAGAGGATAAACTAACAAATCTGGGAGGCTGGATAGAGAAAAAAATCGGCTCAAGTAAAGAGGGAAGTATATCTCAAGGATTTATAACAGGTACTTTAGTATTCGCCGTTGGAGCAATGGGTATTATTGGTGCTTTAGATAGTGGCATTAGGGGTAATCATGATGTGTTATTCACAAAAACCATTATAGATACATTTGTAGCGTTAATATTAACTACAACACTTGGGATTGGGGTCTTATTTTCCGCAATTCCTGTCATTTTATATGAAGGTTCAATTGCTATTTTTGCAGTCCAAATTGAACGTGTTATTCCTCATGCTTTAATGAATCATTTTATTCTAGAAATGACTGCTACTGGTGGGATAATGATTATTGCTATCGGTTTAAATTTAATAGGGATTACCAAAATCAAAGTAGCGAATCTTCTTCCTGGAATAGTAGTGACTGCACTGCTTGTTTCAATAATCTAA
- a CDS encoding cation:dicarboxylate symporter family transporter: MKKLKLGLAWQIVIGLILGIAVGAAFYGNPNIEGFLQPIGDIFIRLIKMIVVPIVVATLIVGVAGVGDIKKLGKLGGKTILYFEVITTIAIIVGLLAANIVQPGAGIQMNELGTTNIDQYVDSANEQKSHGIADTFVNIVPSNIFESLMKGDMLAIIFFSILFGLGVASLGERGKPVLTFFEGVADTMFWVTNQVMKFAPFGVFALIGVTVSKFGLASLIPLGKLVIVVYGAMIFFVLIVLGLVARWCGTHIFTLMKILKDEMVLAFSTASSEAVLPKLIEKMERFGCPKAITSFVIPTGYSFNLDGSTIYQAIGALFIAQMYGIDMSIPEQLTLVLVLMVTSKGIAGVPGASFVVLLATLGAMGLPMEGLAFIAGVDRVLDMARTVVNVIGNSLATIVMSKWEGQFNEKKAQDYIKSLEASNQTNVA, from the coding sequence ATGAAAAAACTAAAACTTGGCTTAGCTTGGCAGATTGTAATTGGTCTCATTTTAGGAATCGCGGTTGGAGCTGCCTTTTATGGAAATCCAAATATTGAAGGATTCCTCCAGCCGATTGGAGATATTTTTATTCGCTTAATTAAAATGATTGTCGTGCCGATTGTCGTCGCAACATTGATTGTCGGTGTTGCCGGCGTGGGTGATATAAAAAAGCTTGGAAAACTTGGCGGCAAAACGATTCTATACTTTGAAGTCATCACAACCATTGCGATTATCGTCGGGTTGCTGGCTGCAAACATTGTACAGCCTGGTGCAGGCATTCAAATGAATGAGTTAGGTACGACCAACATCGATCAGTATGTCGATTCAGCCAACGAACAAAAAAGTCATGGAATTGCCGATACTTTCGTTAATATAGTACCTTCGAACATATTTGAGTCCTTAATGAAGGGCGATATGCTTGCGATTATTTTCTTTTCAATTTTGTTTGGTCTTGGGGTAGCATCACTCGGTGAAAGAGGGAAGCCCGTTTTGACATTCTTTGAGGGAGTTGCCGACACCATGTTTTGGGTGACAAATCAAGTAATGAAGTTTGCACCGTTTGGGGTATTTGCCTTAATCGGCGTCACGGTTTCAAAATTTGGTCTTGCTTCCCTTATTCCGCTTGGCAAGCTTGTAATAGTGGTATACGGTGCCATGATTTTCTTCGTATTGATTGTATTAGGATTGGTTGCAAGATGGTGCGGCACCCATATCTTTACACTCATGAAAATCTTGAAAGATGAAATGGTACTCGCTTTTTCTACCGCAAGTTCAGAGGCGGTGTTGCCAAAACTAATAGAAAAAATGGAGCGCTTCGGTTGTCCGAAAGCTATTACGTCTTTTGTCATTCCGACAGGGTATTCTTTTAATCTGGACGGCTCGACGATTTATCAAGCGATTGGAGCTTTATTTATCGCACAAATGTATGGAATTGACATGTCTATTCCAGAACAGCTCACCCTTGTGTTAGTTCTGATGGTAACTTCAAAAGGAATCGCCGGCGTGCCTGGTGCCTCATTTGTCGTGCTCTTGGCTACGCTCGGCGCAATGGGACTGCCGATGGAAGGATTAGCTTTTATCGCAGGTGTGGATCGTGTATTAGATATGGCACGAACGGTGGTCAATGTTATAGGAAACTCTCTTGCGACCATTGTAATGTCTAAATGGGAAGGTCAATTCAATGAAAAAAAAGCGCAAGATTATATCAAATCACTTGAAGCCAGTAATCAAACAAATGTAGCATAA
- a CDS encoding response regulator, with amino-acid sequence MNYFIIDDDPAIRAMLTDMIEDEDLGKVVGEAEDGSLVDNGKLALKKVDVVLMDLLMPKRDGIETIRVLSSEFQGKFVMISQMEAKELIGEAYSLGAEYYITKPLNRLEIAGVLKKVNERVILEKSIRGIQESLTLFTGLQSPPSSSSHTKNIIEAGRSLISDLGMIGESGSEDLMKILEFLQDDKQKFGSSCIFPPLKEIFYGNAQKKLGEQAAEAEIQKEMKASEQRVRRAIYQALNYIASLGLTDYTNPKFEAYSSTFFDFSEVRKKMLELEDKSERSTNQSRINMKKFIQSLYLEAQQLVD; translated from the coding sequence ATGAATTACTTCATTATAGACGATGATCCAGCTATTAGAGCGATGCTGACAGACATGATTGAGGATGAGGATTTAGGCAAAGTGGTGGGTGAAGCAGAAGACGGATCATTGGTGGACAATGGGAAGCTTGCGCTCAAAAAAGTAGACGTGGTGCTCATGGATTTACTGATGCCAAAGAGGGATGGAATTGAAACAATTCGTGTTCTTTCTTCTGAATTCCAGGGGAAATTCGTGATGATTTCTCAAATGGAGGCAAAGGAGCTCATAGGGGAAGCATATAGCTTAGGAGCAGAATACTACATTACAAAGCCGTTAAACCGCCTTGAAATAGCAGGAGTGTTAAAAAAGGTAAACGAGCGTGTGATTCTGGAAAAATCAATTCGAGGCATTCAAGAATCGTTAACATTATTTACAGGTCTTCAGTCGCCGCCATCCAGCTCTTCTCATACAAAAAATATAATCGAAGCAGGCCGTTCATTGATTTCGGATTTAGGGATGATCGGAGAAAGCGGCAGTGAAGACTTGATGAAAATTTTAGAATTCCTGCAGGATGATAAACAAAAGTTCGGATCCTCCTGCATCTTTCCGCCTCTAAAAGAAATATTTTATGGAAATGCCCAAAAAAAGCTTGGTGAACAGGCTGCCGAGGCGGAAATACAAAAAGAAATGAAAGCCTCCGAACAACGGGTTCGCAGAGCTATTTACCAGGCGCTCAACTATATTGCCTCATTAGGGTTAACAGATTACACGAATCCAAAATTCGAAGCGTATTCATCCACATTTTTCGATTTCTCGGAAGTCCGTAAGAAAATGTTGGAGCTTGAAGATAAAAGTGAACGAAGCACCAATCAAAGCCGAATCAATATGAAAAAATTCATTCAATCGCTCTATTTAGAAGCACAGCAGTTGGTGGATTAG
- a CDS encoding multidrug resistance efflux transporter family protein translates to MQPILIGICAAFFFAFTFVLNASMELSGGSWIWSASLRFIFMFPFLLCIVIIRKNLRPLLNEMRKRPGTWLLWSFVGFGLFYAPLCFASAYSPGWLIAGTWQITIISGALLAPLFFETIYTKNGPLQIRGKIPFKGLIMSLIILLGIVLMQIEHAKQLSLESLLLGVVPVLIASFAYPLGNRKMMDVSEGRLDAFQRVLGMTLASLPFWFLLSLYGFYTVGLPSRGQSIQSLLVALCSGVIATVLFFKATDMVRGNMQKLASVEATQSMEVLFALAGELIFLSILIPSPLSWCGIFIVILGMILHSYVSNRKEESHFKQSVNL, encoded by the coding sequence TTGCAACCAATTTTAATAGGTATTTGTGCAGCCTTCTTTTTTGCTTTTACATTTGTACTCAATGCATCTATGGAGTTGTCTGGTGGTAGTTGGATTTGGAGTGCTTCGCTCCGATTTATCTTTATGTTCCCATTTCTTTTGTGTATTGTAATAATTAGAAAAAATTTACGACCACTCTTAAACGAAATGAGAAAACGACCAGGAACATGGCTTTTATGGAGCTTTGTTGGATTTGGGTTATTCTATGCTCCCTTATGTTTTGCATCTGCTTATTCACCTGGTTGGCTTATCGCTGGAACATGGCAAATTACGATTATTTCAGGTGCTTTACTTGCACCGTTATTTTTTGAAACGATATACACAAAGAATGGTCCTTTACAGATAAGAGGGAAAATTCCCTTTAAAGGTCTTATCATGTCACTTATCATTCTGTTAGGTATTGTTCTCATGCAAATTGAACATGCAAAACAACTTTCTTTAGAAAGTCTATTACTAGGAGTTGTCCCCGTTCTAATAGCATCATTTGCATATCCTTTAGGGAATCGTAAAATGATGGATGTGAGTGAAGGGCGTTTAGATGCCTTTCAAAGGGTGTTAGGAATGACACTGGCAAGTCTTCCATTTTGGTTTTTACTTTCCTTGTATGGCTTTTATACCGTTGGATTACCAAGTAGGGGGCAGAGTATTCAATCTTTATTGGTGGCACTTTGTTCTGGAGTTATTGCTACTGTCCTATTTTTCAAAGCAACAGATATGGTAAGGGGAAATATGCAAAAGTTAGCTTCTGTTGAAGCAACGCAATCAATGGAAGTGCTTTTTGCATTAGCTGGGGAACTAATATTTTTGTCGATACTAATTCCTTCTCCATTATCTTGGTGCGGTATTTTTATCGTCATTCTTGGAATGATTTTGCATAGTTATGTTTCAAATAGAAAAGAGGAAAGTCATTTTAAACAGTCAGTGAATCTTTAA